A single window of Rhodospirillaceae bacterium DNA harbors:
- a CDS encoding sel1 repeat family protein, with the protein MKKAAFLESFTAACQAYDAKKYQQAFELFQPLAEMGEPVSQYRLGIFYFLGLHVEQSEQEAFKWISKSAESNYPAALSTKGEMLLVGEGVEKDIHKGIYKLVMAAGYGSSKAQALACLAYGHYVNDPANTYFWGLLAKNNPSGDAEQNQMVEKLMKGLQAKLTPEQIQAAKDKAKNWQPLKWEPPADLFED; encoded by the coding sequence ATGAAAAAAGCAGCGTTTTTGGAAAGTTTTACGGCTGCCTGCCAGGCCTATGATGCCAAGAAATACCAGCAAGCTTTTGAACTGTTTCAACCATTGGCCGAGATGGGTGAACCGGTGTCACAATATCGGTTGGGGATTTTCTATTTTCTAGGCCTTCACGTGGAGCAAAGCGAGCAAGAAGCGTTTAAATGGATCAGCAAATCTGCCGAAAGCAATTATCCAGCGGCTTTAAGTACCAAGGGTGAAATGTTGTTGGTAGGCGAGGGGGTTGAGAAAGATATCCATAAAGGAATTTACAAGCTGGTGATGGCGGCGGGTTACGGCTCCAGTAAGGCGCAGGCATTGGCTTGTTTGGCGTATGGGCATTATGTTAATGATCCGGCCAATACCTATTTTTGGGGGTTGCTTGCCAAAAACAACCCGTCTGGTGACGCCGAGCAAAACCAAATGGTTGAAAAATTAATGAAGGGCTTGCAAGCGAAACTGACGCCCGAGCAAATCCAGGCCGCTAAAGACAAAGCCAAAAATTGGCAACCCTTGAAATGGGAACCCCCGGCAGATTTATTTGAGGATTAG
- a CDS encoding glycine--tRNA ligase subunit alpha, with protein sequence MAAPNKENCFQALIFKLQQFWANQGCVILQPYDVEMGAGTFHPATTLRALGKKPWKAAYVQPSRRPTDGRYGENPNRLQHYYQFQVIMKPSPANSQELYLQSLQALGIDLLKHDIRFVEDDWESPTLGAWGLGWEVWLDGMEVSQYTYFQQVGGIDCDPSSTELTYGLERLAMYVQGIENVYQLDWNGVTGAGNITYGDVYLQNEREFSAYNFEQADTKRLFQHFQDAEANCQQLLKLPKPLALPAYDHCLKASHLFNLLDARGVISVAERQAYIGRVRALAKGCCETWLNSQGEGK encoded by the coding sequence ATGGCGGCACCCAATAAAGAAAACTGTTTTCAAGCGCTAATTTTCAAATTACAGCAATTTTGGGCCAATCAGGGCTGTGTGATTTTACAGCCCTATGATGTGGAGATGGGGGCCGGTACATTCCACCCGGCCACCACCTTGCGGGCTTTGGGTAAAAAGCCCTGGAAAGCGGCTTATGTGCAACCCTCACGCCGGCCAACCGATGGCCGGTACGGCGAAAACCCCAACCGGCTGCAGCATTACTACCAATTTCAGGTGATTATGAAACCATCCCCTGCCAATAGCCAGGAGCTGTATTTGCAAAGTTTGCAAGCCTTGGGCATTGACCTTTTGAAACATGATATTCGCTTTGTTGAGGATGATTGGGAAAGCCCAACCTTGGGCGCTTGGGGGCTGGGTTGGGAAGTGTGGTTGGATGGGATGGAGGTTTCCCAATATACCTATTTTCAGCAGGTAGGGGGGATTGATTGTGATCCATCCTCAACCGAGCTAACTTACGGCCTGGAGCGTTTGGCCATGTATGTGCAAGGCATTGAAAACGTGTACCAGCTGGATTGGAATGGGGTGACGGGCGCAGGCAACATCACCTACGGTGACGTTTATCTGCAAAATGAACGCGAGTTTTCCGCCTATAATTTTGAACAGGCCGATACCAAACGCCTGTTCCAGCATTTCCAAGATGCCGAAGCCAATTGCCAACAGCTTTTAAAATTACCCAAGCCTTTGGCTTTGCCAGCCTATGACCATTGTTTAAAAGCCAGCCATTTATTTAATTTATTAGATGCGCGCGGGGTGATTTCGGTGGCGGAGCGCCAAGCCTATATCGGGCGGGTGCGGGCCCTTGCTAAGGGCTGCTGCGAGACATGGTTAAATAGTCAAGGGGAGGGTAAATAG
- the virB11 gene encoding P-type DNA transfer ATPase VirB11, with protein MSETAFLESYIIPLRRFLDNPDLTEICINGPGEVFTEGKQGWQKYNIPELNLDWLFQLANAIAAYTKQDIQESHPIVSCSLPTGERVQIVIPPATEKDTVSFTIRKPNSKTFSLDELEKNGLFDKTLPASSEVTTEEHELCALRDKKAWKSFFDLAVKTRKNILISGATGSGKTTFSKTLIRSIPDHERVITIEDTRELTVYNENKVHLLYSKDGQGLAKVGPKHLLESALRMRPDRILLQELRDGTAFFYLRNVNSGHPGSITTVHANSAELAFEQLTLLVKESEGGRDLERSDIRSMLYMFVDVVVQMKRENGRFLITEVFYDPIRKRERSN; from the coding sequence ATGAGCGAAACGGCTTTCCTCGAGAGTTATATAATACCTTTAAGAAGGTTTCTGGATAATCCCGATTTAACGGAAATTTGTATTAACGGGCCCGGAGAGGTTTTTACAGAAGGAAAACAGGGCTGGCAAAAATATAACATTCCAGAATTAAACTTGGATTGGCTGTTCCAGTTGGCCAATGCCATAGCTGCCTATACCAAACAAGATATTCAAGAAAGCCATCCCATTGTTTCCTGTTCTCTCCCAACAGGTGAGCGTGTTCAGATAGTCATTCCGCCTGCAACAGAAAAAGATACGGTTTCATTTACCATAAGGAAGCCAAATTCAAAAACATTCTCCTTGGATGAATTAGAAAAGAATGGGTTATTTGACAAAACTTTACCCGCTTCGAGTGAAGTCACAACCGAAGAACATGAGTTATGTGCATTAAGGGATAAAAAAGCATGGAAAAGCTTTTTTGATCTGGCTGTTAAAACCCGCAAAAACATTCTTATTTCCGGGGCTACGGGATCAGGAAAAACAACATTTTCCAAAACCCTTATTCGTTCCATTCCTGATCATGAGCGTGTCATCACCATTGAAGATACAAGGGAGCTGACGGTCTATAATGAAAATAAAGTTCATTTGCTTTATTCCAAAGACGGACAGGGATTAGCTAAAGTTGGCCCTAAGCACCTTTTGGAGAGTGCCTTGCGGATGCGGCCAGATCGAATTTTGCTACAGGAATTAAGGGATGGAACAGCTTTCTTCTATTTACGGAACGTTAATAGCGGTCATCCGGGGTCTATTACGACCGTTCATGCAAACTCAGCTGAATTAGCATTCGAACAATTAACGTTGCTGGTGAAAGAAAGTGAAGGGGGAAGAGACTTAGAACGCAGTGATATTCGCTCTATGCTCTACATGTTTGTAGATGTGGTCGTGCAAATGAAAAGAGAAAATGGCAGGTTTTTGATAACGGAAGTTTTTTATGACCCTATACGAAAACGCGAACGTTCAAACTAA
- a CDS encoding ABC transporter ATP-binding protein, with translation MSIVLETINLSRILTEGDLTVTLVSDINLQLSAGEFASIIGPSGSGKSSLLYLLGLLDSPTHGELMINGHPTSMMQEEERAWVRLNRFGFVFQFHFLLAELTVMENVMIPMRQLKKLTHSQMVKRSKELLDAVGITDQALKRPAQLSGGQRQRVAIARSLANDPQFIFADEPTGALDTKNANAVFDLLAKLAKDQGKTVAVVTHDEQLASKTWRRIHLQDGQLIGDRLNQA, from the coding sequence ATGAGCATTGTGTTGGAAACCATCAATCTTAGCCGTATTTTAACGGAAGGTGATTTAACCGTTACCCTCGTTAGTGACATTAATCTGCAGCTATCGGCAGGAGAATTTGCCTCCATTATTGGCCCATCGGGTTCAGGTAAATCTTCTTTGCTGTACTTATTGGGATTACTCGATAGCCCTACTCATGGCGAATTAATGATTAATGGCCATCCCACTTCAATGATGCAGGAAGAAGAGCGGGCTTGGGTACGTTTAAATCGATTTGGTTTTGTGTTCCAGTTCCATTTTTTGCTGGCAGAATTGACGGTTATGGAGAATGTCATGATCCCTATGCGGCAACTCAAAAAATTGACCCATTCCCAAATGGTGAAACGCAGCAAGGAGCTTCTGGATGCCGTGGGCATCACCGATCAGGCGCTGAAAAGACCAGCGCAGCTGTCGGGCGGGCAACGCCAACGGGTGGCGATTGCAAGATCCTTGGCCAATGACCCGCAATTCATTTTTGCGGATGAACCCACCGGCGCCTTGGATACCAAAAACGCCAATGCGGTATTTGATTTATTGGCCAAGCTTGCCAAAGACCAAGGGAAAACGGTGGCCGTGGTCACCCATGATGAACAATTGGCCAGCAAAACCTGGCGCCGCATCCATTTGCAAGACGGCCAGTTGATTGGGGATAGGTTGAATCAGGCTTGA
- a CDS encoding type IV secretory system conjugative DNA transfer family protein: MTLYENANVQTKLIIILVALMMTLTGGVWLGSMVLEVGLTLPTKSFRTLINYSFYSNLSSQQKIWLFIGWGIAAIPSFFLLFFMMKRKKTSLYGKTRFANIAEIKKADLKEKKGILCGKYKSTYLYFGGTEHVIVYAPTRSGKGVGIVIPNLLTWQDSVVVLDIKKENWVKTAGFRQSHGIEVFMFDPVEPNGQTHRYNPLSYVRKGTEFQIDDLQRIAAMLIPVSDKDPFFDLSAQKAFVATAAYMAETQEKPFTIGQIFRELTSQSDIKNHFLQIMEMRGKSHTPLSRTTVNALNDFLSTSDDTLSSIRATVTSRLSLWLNPLIDAATAASDFDFDQLRRKRISVYVGITPDNLGRLAPLINLFFQQAIDINLRQLPEHEKSLNRKLLLLMDEFTALGRMEIISKGVAFLAGYNIRLLLVIQSPSQLDEIYGKEAAKSMMTNCAVEIVFTPKDLDVAQQLSERIGYNTIAGKSQSKARGFKGGNNSETISDQRRALLLPQELTQMSDEKALIFRRGIPPILANKIRYFKEPAFKERYTLPPPQIQNVRARSVTSPTNQWDILSTPENMREIKKIIKPKTEEQLPISEELPNPKSISDIDIDLTYGEAIKEIQNIDNDEELRKAILEIVTGKEENHE, from the coding sequence ATGACCCTATACGAAAACGCGAACGTTCAAACTAAATTAATTATTATTTTAGTAGCGTTGATGATGACGTTAACCGGCGGTGTTTGGCTTGGTTCCATGGTATTGGAGGTAGGTCTAACGTTGCCCACCAAATCCTTCCGAACACTCATTAATTATAGCTTCTACTCCAACTTATCATCTCAGCAAAAGATCTGGTTATTTATAGGTTGGGGTATTGCAGCTATCCCTTCATTCTTTTTGTTATTTTTCATGATGAAAAGAAAAAAAACATCTCTGTATGGCAAGACCAGGTTTGCCAATATTGCCGAAATTAAGAAAGCGGATTTAAAAGAAAAGAAAGGGATTTTGTGTGGAAAATATAAAAGCACTTATCTTTATTTTGGCGGCACGGAACATGTCATTGTGTATGCGCCAACGAGATCGGGAAAAGGAGTGGGGATCGTTATCCCCAATCTTTTAACTTGGCAAGATTCGGTGGTTGTTTTGGATATCAAAAAAGAGAATTGGGTTAAAACGGCTGGATTTCGCCAAAGTCATGGGATTGAAGTCTTTATGTTTGATCCGGTTGAACCAAACGGTCAAACGCATCGATATAATCCTCTCAGCTATGTTAGAAAAGGCACGGAGTTTCAAATTGATGATTTGCAAAGAATTGCTGCCATGCTTATTCCTGTCTCAGATAAAGACCCGTTTTTTGATTTATCTGCCCAAAAAGCTTTTGTTGCAACAGCTGCGTATATGGCTGAGACTCAAGAAAAACCTTTTACTATCGGGCAAATATTTCGTGAATTAACTTCCCAATCTGACATCAAAAATCATTTTCTTCAAATAATGGAAATGAGGGGAAAATCACACACCCCTTTATCTCGCACAACCGTCAATGCTTTAAACGATTTTTTATCAACCTCGGATGATACATTATCTAGTATTCGAGCCACTGTTACTTCGCGCTTAAGTTTATGGTTAAACCCACTTATTGATGCTGCAACCGCCGCTTCTGACTTTGATTTCGATCAATTGCGCCGGAAAAGAATCTCTGTTTATGTAGGAATAACCCCTGACAACCTGGGGAGATTGGCTCCACTTATTAATCTGTTTTTTCAGCAAGCCATTGATATTAATCTGCGCCAACTTCCTGAACATGAAAAGTCTTTAAACAGGAAGTTACTTTTACTCATGGATGAATTTACAGCGTTAGGAAGGATGGAGATTATCAGTAAAGGCGTTGCCTTCCTAGCAGGATATAATATTCGCTTACTCCTTGTTATCCAAAGTCCTTCCCAGTTAGACGAAATTTACGGAAAAGAAGCAGCAAAGTCGATGATGACTAACTGTGCTGTCGAAATTGTATTTACTCCTAAGGATTTGGATGTTGCACAACAACTATCTGAAAGAATTGGGTACAATACCATTGCGGGCAAAAGTCAAAGCAAAGCAAGAGGATTTAAGGGTGGCAACAACAGTGAGACGATTTCTGATCAAAGGCGAGCTTTGCTTTTACCCCAAGAATTAACACAAATGAGCGATGAAAAAGCGTTGATCTTTCGTCGCGGCATTCCTCCTATATTAGCTAACAAAATTCGTTACTTTAAAGAACCCGCTTTTAAGGAACGCTATACATTACCCCCTCCTCAAATTCAGAATGTTAGAGCCCGCTCAGTAACTAGTCCTACTAATCAATGGGATATTCTAAGCACACCAGAAAATATGCGTGAAATAAAGAAAATCATAAAACCCAAAACTGAAGAGCAGTTGCCAATTTCTGAGGAGTTACCCAATCCTAAGTCGATCTCTGATATTGATATAGATCTTACTTATGGGGAGGCCATAAAGGAAATCCAAAATATTGATAATGATGAAGAACTGAGGAAAGCGATTTTGGAAATTGTAACCGGAAAGGAAGAAAATCATGAATGA
- the virB10 gene encoding type IV secretion system protein VirB10: MSQEKKESVTGEREITPLFNKKKPPKIMGIVIIVLAIAALYYVVFKNKNNEDNKDTKSNLVITPTVDFRGQRPEVQPDTFPQPQPPPQVIVTAPPAPDPTNQLLAASRRAPTTAYSNWGATANNASNPSPSTLVSNPGPYIVGGNNMGTSLLGNSGGNNDLGSKLQPTYIDGARAGLLPDRNFLITKGTIIPCILQTALDSSLPGMAVCEINRDVLSSSGKIVLLEKGTKVVGEYRGGLRQGDQRIFVLWTRAETPKGIIINLDSPASDPLGRSGFDGMIDTQFWTRFGGALLLSLVDNGLGALANLAGSDPSEAAKEPAAIALENTGNIPIILRKHQGEEVAIFVARDLDFSTVYHLRLKK, translated from the coding sequence ATGAGCCAAGAGAAAAAAGAGAGCGTCACTGGTGAGCGCGAGATTACCCCTTTATTCAATAAAAAGAAACCGCCTAAGATTATGGGAATAGTTATTATCGTTTTAGCTATAGCAGCACTTTATTATGTAGTTTTTAAAAACAAAAATAATGAAGACAATAAAGACACAAAATCAAACCTAGTGATCACACCAACGGTTGATTTTCGGGGACAAAGGCCGGAAGTGCAGCCTGATACCTTTCCCCAACCACAACCTCCACCACAAGTCATTGTGACAGCCCCGCCTGCTCCTGATCCAACCAACCAGTTATTAGCGGCTTCACGGCGAGCCCCTACAACCGCTTACAGCAATTGGGGTGCAACAGCCAATAATGCATCTAACCCTTCCCCGAGCACTCTCGTCTCTAATCCAGGTCCCTACATAGTCGGTGGTAATAATATGGGAACTTCTTTGTTAGGGAATAGCGGAGGCAATAATGATTTAGGATCAAAACTGCAACCAACCTATATTGATGGCGCTAGGGCTGGCTTATTACCTGATCGTAATTTCTTAATAACGAAGGGTACAATCATTCCCTGCATTCTGCAAACCGCCTTAGATAGCTCCTTGCCGGGAATGGCCGTATGTGAAATCAACCGGGATGTTTTATCATCAAGCGGCAAAATAGTGCTGTTGGAAAAAGGTACTAAGGTGGTGGGGGAGTACAGAGGAGGTTTGCGCCAAGGCGATCAAAGGATTTTTGTATTATGGACACGCGCAGAAACACCCAAAGGGATTATTATTAACTTGGACTCTCCTGCTTCGGACCCCTTGGGAAGAAGCGGGTTTGATGGAATGATTGATACGCAATTCTGGACAAGATTTGGTGGAGCTTTGCTTTTATCACTTGTCGACAATGGGTTGGGAGCACTGGCAAATTTAGCGGGTAGCGATCCCTCAGAGGCTGCGAAAGAACCTGCAGCTATCGCTTTAGAAAATACCGGTAATATCCCTATAATTTTAAGAAAACACCAAGGGGAGGAAGTGGCCATTTTCGTGGCGCGTGATCTGGATTTTTCAACAGTATATCATTTAAGGTTGAAAAAATGA
- a CDS encoding glycine--tRNA ligase subunit beta has translation MAEFLLEILCEEIPASLQQQKAVELGSLIHDQLNNLKISYDQKAQVFSSPRRLIIVMDQMAEKIEAQIEEKKGPRVGSDDKAIQGFLKGAGLKSLDQCEQQETPKGTFWIAKIRKEGGSVAEMLPNVIEQAMKQVNWPKSMRFGEHQFPWIRPLRQVLVVFNGKLLSGNLNLSGQKFVFTNKTVGHRFMAPKEITVQSFADYQDKLRKAYVIIDQNERKEKIKKQIKEACKAGHQLRQDSALLDEVVGLVEWPKVLLGNIDSDFMSLPSEVLATSMRVHQKFFSVIDLDGKSVPHFLTVANIEAPDKGEAIIKGNQRVLRARLSDARFFYELDCKISLADYAKQTQAILFYQGLGNVWQKTERLQSLVKKIGAYIPTFNEALAVKAAALCKADLVSKMVREFPELQGVMGSYYAAVHGEKPEVSQAIRDHYAPLGPNDQCPRQPITIALSLADKLDSLVGFWGINQKPTGSKDPFALRRQALGVIRLILENQLRLPLRDIIHFAYWGYGEVGVWQDKSPATDKAHQPKFIANQLLEFFVDRLKVTLKDQGIRHDLITAVFANQQEDDLWLLVHKIKALQEFIAKADGNNLLIAAKRAGNILAIEEKKDNIVYQPLTALPKVLPAEQQLFDQLAKIKPVFMKHLQAEKFNDALTLLSQLRQPLDQFFEEVVVNSLKAEERLQRLQLLSSVRELVVKIADLSKVEGI, from the coding sequence ATGGCTGAATTCCTGCTTGAAATTCTTTGCGAAGAAATCCCAGCCAGTTTGCAACAGCAAAAAGCTGTGGAATTAGGAAGCTTAATTCATGATCAATTAAATAATCTTAAAATTTCCTATGATCAAAAAGCACAAGTGTTTAGTTCACCGCGTCGATTAATAATCGTCATGGATCAAATGGCCGAAAAGATCGAGGCGCAGATTGAAGAAAAAAAGGGTCCACGGGTGGGATCTGATGACAAAGCCATTCAAGGTTTTTTAAAGGGTGCCGGACTGAAGAGCCTTGACCAATGCGAGCAACAGGAAACCCCTAAAGGTACTTTTTGGATCGCCAAAATCCGTAAGGAAGGGGGATCTGTGGCTGAAATGTTGCCAAATGTTATTGAGCAAGCCATGAAACAAGTCAATTGGCCAAAATCCATGCGTTTTGGCGAACATCAATTTCCTTGGATTAGGCCTTTGCGACAAGTATTGGTGGTTTTTAATGGCAAACTATTGTCGGGCAATCTGAATTTATCTGGCCAGAAATTTGTTTTCACAAATAAAACAGTCGGTCATCGCTTTATGGCGCCCAAGGAAATCACCGTTCAGTCTTTTGCCGATTATCAAGATAAATTACGCAAAGCGTATGTGATCATAGATCAGAATGAGCGCAAAGAAAAAATTAAAAAGCAGATCAAAGAAGCTTGTAAGGCTGGTCATCAACTCAGGCAGGATTCGGCATTGTTAGATGAGGTAGTGGGGTTGGTTGAATGGCCCAAAGTATTATTGGGTAATATTGATTCCGATTTTATGTCATTACCATCCGAAGTGCTGGCAACTTCAATGCGGGTGCATCAGAAGTTTTTTTCAGTCATAGACTTAGATGGCAAGAGTGTGCCTCATTTCCTAACAGTTGCCAATATTGAAGCGCCCGATAAAGGTGAAGCGATCATTAAGGGCAATCAGCGCGTGTTGCGGGCGCGGCTTTCGGATGCGCGTTTCTTTTATGAATTGGATTGCAAAATTTCGCTTGCTGATTACGCCAAGCAAACCCAGGCGATTTTGTTTTATCAAGGCTTGGGCAATGTTTGGCAGAAAACCGAACGGCTGCAATCCTTGGTAAAGAAAATCGGCGCTTATATCCCGACATTCAATGAGGCCTTGGCCGTGAAAGCGGCTGCCTTATGCAAGGCCGATCTGGTCAGTAAAATGGTGCGGGAGTTCCCAGAATTGCAAGGGGTGATGGGCAGTTATTATGCGGCGGTGCACGGGGAAAAGCCGGAGGTCAGCCAGGCCATCCGTGATCATTATGCCCCGCTGGGCCCCAATGACCAATGCCCGCGCCAGCCAATTACCATTGCCTTATCCTTGGCGGATAAGCTTGATAGTTTGGTGGGGTTTTGGGGAATCAACCAGAAACCCACCGGATCGAAAGACCCCTTTGCCCTGCGCCGCCAAGCACTCGGGGTGATCCGCCTGATTTTAGAAAATCAATTACGTCTGCCCTTGCGCGACATCATCCATTTTGCCTATTGGGGATATGGCGAGGTGGGGGTTTGGCAAGATAAATCACCCGCCACCGATAAGGCACACCAGCCTAAATTCATTGCCAACCAATTGCTGGAGTTCTTTGTTGACAGACTTAAAGTGACGTTGAAAGACCAAGGGATACGTCATGACCTGATCACCGCCGTATTCGCCAACCAGCAGGAGGATGATCTGTGGCTGCTGGTTCACAAAATCAAAGCCCTGCAAGAATTTATTGCGAAGGCCGATGGTAACAACTTATTGATAGCGGCCAAACGTGCTGGCAATATTTTAGCGATTGAAGAGAAAAAAGATAATATTGTTTATCAACCCTTAACCGCTTTACCGAAAGTATTGCCAGCAGAGCAGCAATTATTTGACCAATTGGCGAAAATAAAACCGGTATTTATGAAACATTTGCAAGCCGAAAAATTCAATGATGCCTTGACGTTGCTTAGCCAATTGCGCCAACCGCTCGATCAGTTTTTTGAAGAAGTGGTGGTGAACAGCCTCAAGGCAGAGGAACGCTTGCAGCGCCTGCAACTTTTATCCAGCGTACGTGAATTGGTAGTAAAAATCGCTGATTTAAGTAAAGTCGAAGGGATTTAA
- a CDS encoding methyltransferase domain-containing protein, with protein sequence MIEVFDRHLLELHRNRVAANGYKHDFLFRHQADLLMERLDDFTRSFHYILEIGCRGGYLSKMLRQKYPQQRLTLIDSANTMLQSALTLLSPDDFLRGKVVSDETIPFQPHYFDLVISNLYLHWVNDLPGYLAQIRRCLQPDGLFLGCLFGGETLRELRQVLMEAEIELTNGVSPRVSPFAGLQDMAALMQRAGFALPVIDHEIVTVTYSNMRELLKDIQGMGESNTLKERQRKVPPRLLFAKAAQLYQERYKTSDNKITASFEIIYLCGWAPHPSQQQALKRGSAKVRLADALDSQEQKAGDKTP encoded by the coding sequence ATGATTGAGGTTTTCGATCGCCATTTGCTAGAACTGCACCGTAACCGCGTTGCCGCCAATGGCTACAAGCATGATTTTTTATTTCGCCATCAAGCGGATTTGCTGATGGAACGTCTGGATGATTTCACACGGTCCTTTCACTATATTCTGGAAATTGGCTGCCGAGGCGGATATTTAAGCAAGATGCTGCGACAAAAATATCCGCAGCAGCGCCTAACCCTGATTGATTCTGCAAATACCATGCTACAATCCGCCTTAACGCTTTTATCACCGGATGATTTTTTGCGTGGCAAAGTGGTTAGTGATGAAACCATTCCTTTCCAACCGCATTATTTTGATTTGGTCATCAGCAATTTATATCTGCATTGGGTCAATGACTTGCCCGGTTATTTGGCCCAAATTCGCCGCTGCCTGCAACCCGACGGACTTTTCCTGGGTTGTTTGTTCGGCGGAGAAACCTTAAGGGAATTGCGGCAAGTATTGATGGAGGCAGAAATTGAACTAACGAATGGCGTCAGTCCGCGGGTTTCACCCTTTGCGGGCCTCCAGGATATGGCAGCCCTGATGCAACGGGCGGGCTTTGCTCTGCCGGTCATTGACCATGAAATTGTGACAGTAACTTATAGCAATATGCGGGAACTTTTGAAAGATATCCAAGGCATGGGCGAAAGCAATACCTTAAAAGAACGCCAGCGGAAAGTACCGCCGCGCCTGTTATTTGCCAAGGCCGCCCAGCTTTATCAGGAGCGATATAAAACAAGCGATAATAAAATCACAGCTAGCTTTGAAATCATTTACCTGTGTGGTTGGGCACCCCACCCATCCCAACAGCAGGCCTTGAAACGCGGTAGTGCCAAAGTACGCCTAGCCGATGCTTTGGATAGCCAAGAACAGAAAGCTGGCGACAAAACCCCTTAA